The sequence below is a genomic window from Sorangiineae bacterium MSr12523.
CCATGGGCGGCTCGACCAACACGGTGCTGCACCTGCTCGCCGCGGCGTTCGAAGGGGGTGTGCCCTTCAAGATGGCGGACATCGACCGCATCTCGCGCCGCGTGCCCTGCCTGGCAAAGGTCGCTCCCGCCACGCAGAAGTACCATATGGAGGACGTGCACCGCGCCGGCGGTGTCATCGGTATTCTCGCCGAGCTCGATCGCGCGGGCCTCCTGCACCGCGATGCCCGCACCGTCCATAGCGCGTCGATGGGTGCTGCCATCGACGAGTGGGACGTGATCCGGCAAGCGACGGATTCGCCCGCGGTGACCTTCTACCGCGCCGCCCCGGGCGGGGTGCCGACGCAAACGGCGTTCAGCCAATCGAGGCGCTATCCGACGTTGGACACGGACCGCGCGGGCGGATGCATCCGCAACAAAGAGAACGCCTATTCGCAAGACGGCGGCCTGGCCGTGCTCACGGGCAACATCGCCGAACGCGGCTGCATCGTGAAGACCGCCGGCGTCGAAGAATCGATTCTCAAGTTCGCCGGACGCGCCCGCGTCTACGAGAGCCAAGACGCCGCCGTCACCGCCATTCTGTCCGACGAAGTGGTCGCCGGCGATGTCGTGGTCATCCGCTACGAGGGCCCCAAAGGCGGCCCGGGTATGCAGGAAATGCTTTATCCAACTTCGTATTTGAAGTCGAAAGGGTTGGGCAAGGTCTGCGCGCTGCTGACCGATGGCCGCTTCTCCGGCGGCACATCAGGACTATCCATCGGACACGCCAGCCCCGAGGCCGCGGAAAAGGGCGCCATTGCCTTGGTCGAAGAAGGCGATCGCATCGAGATCGATATCCCGAACCGCACGATCCATTTGGCCATCTCCGACGAAACCTTGTCGGCCCGCCGCGCCGCCATGGAGGCCAAAGGCCCCAAAGCCTGGAAGCCCGTCCATCGCGATCGCATCGTGAGCCCCGCCCTGCGCGCCTACGCCGCCATGACGACCAGCTCCGACACCGGCGCCGTCCGCGACGTCAGCCAGGTGGAGCGAAAATAACCTTAGATTCAACGAAACAATCGCGCTGGGAGGGTCGATTTTACATCAGCATGCCCCTCCCAAGCTTCGAGCGCGTGGCCCTCCTCTATGATCGGGCGCTCTTTCTCGATGCCTATGCGTTGCTGACCGAATTGGGTGCGCCGGAAGAGCTGCCTGTCGGGCGCGAGAGCGTCGTGGGGGCACGCCTGGTGCATCATCTCGGGGCGCCAAAGCGCGCGCGACGGCTTTTTCTTTCGGCCTATCGGCGCAACCCGCGCGATCCCTGGGCACGCGTCGCGGTCGAATACATTCGCGGAGAGCTGCGGGGGTCGTGGGCGATACTCGAATCGCTGAACGCCCGGCCCCTCGACGGCGATGGGGAGCACCTCGTCATTCCGCGAGGGGATGCCCTCGAACTCGAGGTTCTGACGAACATCGAATACCGAGACTTCGCCGCCGCCGAGGCCGGATTCGCGCGCTGGGCCCAGCTCGAGGGCGAGGCCAATCCGGATTGGCTCTACGCACGCGCCCACTGGCTCGAGCGCATGGATCGGCTCGAGGAAAGCCTCGAGCTTGCACGACGTGCGCGTCTTGCGCACCCCCAACATCGGCGCCTCCTGCTCTACACGGGGCAGCTTCTTGCCCTATCCGGCCGGCCCGACGAAGCACTCGCGCTGTTCACGGGCGCGCTCGACACGATGCAATCCTCCGACGTGGCCCAGATGACGTACATGGTGGCCATGGCGCTCGAAGCCCATTCCGAAGCGGTGCGCGCCGCCCGGCGATGGGCCGAGCTCAGTCCATTGGCCGAGCCC
It includes:
- the ilvD gene encoding dihydroxy-acid dehydratase — encoded protein: MPQYRSRTSTAGRNMAGARALWRATGMKDDDFDKPIVAISNSFTQFVPGHVHLQDLGQLVAREVERAGGVAKEFNTIAIDDGIAMGHGGMLYSLPSRDLIADSVEYMVNAHTADALVCISNCDKITPGMLMAALRLNIPVVFVSGGPMEAGKVNWGEKTRHLDLIDAMIDAANPKVSDAEVAAVERSACPTCGSCSGMFTANSMNCLTEALGLSLPGNGSMLATHADRKELFLRAGRLVVELAKRYYEQNDESVLPRNIATFEAFENAMSLDVAMGGSTNTVLHLLAAAFEGGVPFKMADIDRISRRVPCLAKVAPATQKYHMEDVHRAGGVIGILAELDRAGLLHRDARTVHSASMGAAIDEWDVIRQATDSPAVTFYRAAPGGVPTQTAFSQSRRYPTLDTDRAGGCIRNKENAYSQDGGLAVLTGNIAERGCIVKTAGVEESILKFAGRARVYESQDAAVTAILSDEVVAGDVVVIRYEGPKGGPGMQEMLYPTSYLKSKGLGKVCALLTDGRFSGGTSGLSIGHASPEAAEKGAIALVEEGDRIEIDIPNRTIHLAISDETLSARRAAMEAKGPKAWKPVHRDRIVSPALRAYAAMTTSSDTGAVRDVSQVERK